The proteins below come from a single Parageobacillus toebii NBRC 107807 genomic window:
- a CDS encoding chemotaxis protein has translation MEERSSILLESGTNELEIVEFLIATNRFAINVMKVREIVKPAPITKIPHSHPHIEGIIELRGEVLPVVDLAKVLHFPPSENPEHDKFIVAEFNQLKVVFHVHDVTRIHRISWKQIEKPSQMYQGLEAQIIGVVKLEGQMILLLDFEKIIADINPDLGINTQKIKNLGNRERSQKKIIVAEDSPLLRKLLQDTLAEAGYVSVEFFENGEDALHYLQSIADTGKDIADEVQLVITDIEMPQMDGHHLTKRIREDDKLKKLPVIIFSSLITDDLRHKGEKVGVTAQVSKPEIGELVNMIDAHIL, from the coding sequence ATGGAAGAAAGATCAAGTATTTTATTGGAAAGTGGTACGAACGAACTAGAAATAGTGGAGTTTTTGATTGCAACTAATCGTTTTGCCATCAATGTCATGAAAGTACGCGAAATTGTTAAGCCTGCCCCAATCACAAAAATTCCACACTCCCATCCGCATATTGAAGGGATTATTGAATTGCGCGGAGAGGTGCTTCCGGTTGTCGATTTAGCAAAAGTGCTTCATTTTCCACCTTCCGAAAACCCTGAGCACGATAAATTTATTGTCGCTGAGTTTAACCAACTAAAAGTTGTTTTTCATGTACATGATGTGACACGTATCCATCGGATTTCGTGGAAACAGATTGAAAAACCGTCACAAATGTATCAAGGGCTAGAAGCACAAATTATCGGTGTGGTGAAATTAGAGGGGCAAATGATTTTGCTGTTGGACTTTGAAAAAATTATTGCCGACATTAACCCAGACTTAGGAATAAACACACAGAAAATAAAAAATTTAGGGAACCGAGAACGTTCACAAAAAAAGATCATCGTGGCAGAAGATTCACCATTATTAAGGAAATTGCTGCAAGATACGTTAGCGGAGGCAGGATACGTATCGGTGGAGTTTTTCGAAAATGGGGAGGATGCTCTTCACTATTTACAATCGATTGCTGATACAGGAAAAGATATTGCGGATGAAGTGCAGCTTGTTATTACAGATATTGAAATGCCACAAATGGATGGGCATCATTTAACAAAGCGTATTCGCGAAGACGATAAGTTAAAGAAACTTCCTGTCATTATTTTTTCTTCTCTTATTACCGATGATCTTCGTCACAAAGGAGAGAAAGTTGGAGTAACAGCGCAAGTAAGTAAACCAGAAATTGGTGAACTCGTCAACATGATTGATGCACATATCTTATGA
- a CDS encoding YkyB family protein — MEPLEPTIDNIAKAIFTVNRHAKTALNPSFLYLLKKKAIEKLLQEGKAKKVGLHFSRNPKYSQQQSDVLVAVGDYYFHIPPTKEDFATLPHLGALNDSYRNPATRMPLSKAKALLQTYTGIKPIPPKQKKSYQKPVFKRLGESY, encoded by the coding sequence ATGGAACCGTTAGAACCGACAATAGATAACATAGCAAAAGCGATTTTTACAGTAAACCGCCACGCAAAAACTGCGTTAAACCCATCTTTCCTATACCTTCTTAAGAAAAAAGCAATTGAAAAATTGCTGCAAGAAGGAAAAGCGAAAAAAGTTGGCTTACACTTTTCTCGCAATCCGAAATATAGCCAGCAGCAGTCTGATGTACTTGTCGCTGTCGGCGATTATTATTTTCATATTCCTCCAACAAAAGAAGACTTCGCAACCCTTCCGCATCTTGGAGCACTTAATGACTCTTACCGCAATCCTGCAACGAGAATGCCGTTGTCCAAAGCTAAAGCACTGTTACAAACATATACAGGCATCAAACCAATTCCACCAAAACAAAAAAAATCGTATCAAAAACCAGTATTTAAACGCCTTGGAGAAAGCTATTGA
- a CDS encoding metallophosphoesterase, whose protein sequence is MKRMNRRTFLKKLMITGIGGILATSFSYGYARFIEPEKLTVTHHIISHPLIPKEFTGTKLLQFSDVHLGHYYGLNRFRYTIEKINELQPDIVLFTGDLLDEPNKYPHIDAVANELSRIRAPLGKFSIYGNHDHGGYGTDIYRHIMEKSGFQMLVNEHVLIKRQNESFIAIAGVDDMMLGKPNFSEMVKSIPDSTYTIALLHEPDGAMQMSRHPVHLQLSGHSHGGQVQLPFIGPLITPPLSETYYEGFYQIHHLTLYVNRGLGTTRIPLRFLSPPELTVFTLQHQVLEKQQDGL, encoded by the coding sequence ATGAAACGGATGAATCGGCGAACATTTTTAAAAAAATTGATGATCACCGGCATTGGGGGAATTTTGGCAACTTCATTCAGTTATGGTTACGCTCGTTTTATTGAACCAGAAAAATTAACCGTTACCCATCATATTATTTCTCACCCGCTTATTCCGAAAGAGTTTACTGGAACGAAACTTTTGCAGTTTAGCGACGTTCATTTAGGCCATTATTACGGGTTAAATCGCTTTCGTTATACAATCGAAAAAATTAACGAATTGCAGCCAGATATCGTGTTGTTTACAGGAGATTTATTAGATGAGCCAAACAAATACCCACACATTGATGCAGTTGCCAACGAGCTTTCTCGCATTCGTGCTCCACTTGGAAAATTTAGTATTTACGGAAACCACGATCACGGTGGGTATGGAACAGATATATACCGCCATATTATGGAAAAGTCGGGATTTCAAATGCTTGTCAATGAACATGTTCTCATTAAGCGACAAAACGAAAGTTTCATCGCCATTGCCGGCGTAGATGATATGATGCTCGGTAAACCAAATTTTTCTGAAATGGTAAAATCCATTCCTGATTCGACTTATACCATCGCGTTGCTGCATGAACCGGATGGTGCCATGCAAATGAGCCGTCATCCAGTTCATCTACAGCTATCAGGACATAGTCATGGCGGGCAAGTCCAGCTTCCTTTCATCGGACCGCTTATCACTCCGCCGCTTTCAGAAACATATTATGAAGGATTTTATCAAATTCATCATTTAACACTATATGTAAACCGTGGACTTGGAACAACAAGAATACCACTCCGATTTCTTTCACCGCCCGAATTGACTGTCTTTACATTGCAACACCAAGTATTAGAAAAACAACAGGACGGTTTATAA
- the fadH gene encoding 2,4-dienoyl-CoA reductase — MNGKVIIITGGSSGMGKYMAKRFVAEGANVVITGRRLEALEEAKKEIESPNGKVLPIQMDVRDPELVAEMVKRTDAEFGKIDALINNAAGNFICPAEKLSINGWNSVINIVLNGTFYCSREVGNYWINNGQKGSIINIVATYAWRAGAGVIHSACAKAGVLAMTRTLAVEWGRKYGFRVNAIAPGPIERTGGAERLWESEEAERRTIESVPLGRLGTPEEIAALAAFLLSDDAAYINGECITMDGGQWLNQHPF; from the coding sequence ATGAACGGAAAAGTAATCATTATTACTGGTGGTTCGAGCGGGATGGGAAAATATATGGCAAAACGGTTTGTGGCAGAAGGTGCGAATGTCGTTATTACGGGAAGACGGCTTGAAGCATTAGAAGAAGCGAAAAAAGAAATCGAATCTCCAAATGGAAAAGTTCTTCCGATTCAAATGGATGTACGTGATCCCGAATTAGTCGCTGAAATGGTAAAACGCACGGATGCGGAATTTGGCAAAATTGATGCACTCATTAACAATGCTGCTGGCAATTTTATTTGTCCTGCGGAGAAGCTATCGATTAATGGTTGGAATAGTGTGATTAATATCGTATTAAACGGTACATTTTACTGTAGCCGTGAGGTCGGAAATTATTGGATTAATAACGGTCAAAAAGGTTCCATTATCAATATAGTCGCTACATATGCTTGGAGAGCTGGTGCAGGTGTTATCCATTCCGCGTGTGCGAAAGCAGGAGTGTTGGCGATGACGAGGACGCTTGCGGTAGAATGGGGACGAAAATACGGGTTCCGCGTCAATGCGATCGCACCTGGGCCAATTGAGCGGACAGGAGGTGCGGAACGGCTTTGGGAATCAGAAGAAGCGGAAAGAAGAACCATTGAAAGTGTTCCATTAGGACGTCTCGGTACACCGGAAGAAATTGCTGCCCTTGCCGCATTTCTTCTTTCTGATGATGCCGCTTACATTAATGGGGAATGTATTACAATGGATGGCGGACAATGGCTCAACCAGCATCCATTTTAA
- a CDS encoding EAL domain-containing protein — protein sequence MDALDVMANLQNVFPYYQAIFSADEHCVIGYEVLGRYQSETGVVSLGPFFRDETIPEEFRLEVDEVVTKKALDYFLSLDDYTLLIFLNRDVNLLMLDRAESFLQLLLQYETRGLSLERVVLEINEHHFKGDLQQLSHLLTYIRTYGIKIAVDNIGEHSSNLERIGLLSPDILKIDLHQLRTTSMYQAYQDVIYSISLLARKIGATLLYEDIETSFQLQYAWRNGGRYYQGYYLAKPSAELVPRDMLKERLRQECHHFIQQEKKKLETLYRISEQFQKRLATLLAKYKKVSNFDELISLLANELNDVCFRIYVCDEDGFQQSANMFKRNDCWELQPQYYMKNWSWRPYFLENIIRMRSRKRGILSDLYADIETGETIRTYSYPIDDRHYLFIDLSYSYLFEHDAHY from the coding sequence ATGGATGCATTAGATGTAATGGCGAATTTGCAAAATGTTTTTCCGTACTATCAAGCGATTTTTAGTGCAGATGAACATTGTGTGATTGGATATGAAGTGCTAGGAAGATACCAATCGGAAACGGGAGTTGTAAGTCTCGGTCCATTTTTTCGCGATGAAACAATACCGGAAGAGTTCCGTTTAGAAGTGGATGAAGTGGTAACAAAAAAAGCACTTGATTATTTTCTGTCCCTCGATGACTATACACTGCTTATTTTTTTAAATCGTGATGTAAATTTATTAATGCTTGACCGTGCTGAGTCATTTTTGCAGCTTCTTCTTCAATATGAAACAAGAGGATTGTCGTTAGAGCGCGTTGTGCTAGAAATTAATGAACACCATTTTAAGGGAGATTTACAGCAATTAAGTCATTTATTAACATATATTCGTACTTATGGAATTAAAATTGCGGTAGACAATATAGGTGAACATAGCAGTAACTTAGAGAGAATCGGGTTATTGTCACCTGATATTTTGAAAATTGATTTGCACCAATTGCGGACAACTTCCATGTATCAAGCGTATCAAGATGTGATTTATTCCATTTCTCTGCTCGCTCGTAAAATCGGAGCAACGCTTTTATATGAAGATATCGAAACGTCGTTTCAATTGCAATATGCGTGGCGAAACGGAGGACGTTATTACCAAGGGTATTATTTGGCGAAACCATCTGCCGAGCTAGTGCCGCGTGATATGTTGAAAGAGCGTCTGCGTCAAGAATGTCATCATTTTATTCAGCAAGAAAAGAAAAAATTAGAAACGCTTTATCGCATTTCTGAACAGTTTCAGAAACGATTGGCAACACTTTTGGCAAAATATAAGAAAGTATCTAATTTTGATGAACTTATTTCGCTTCTAGCTAATGAGCTAAACGATGTTTGTTTCCGCATTTATGTTTGTGATGAAGACGGGTTTCAACAGTCGGCGAATATGTTTAAGCGCAATGACTGCTGGGAATTGCAGCCGCAATATTACATGAAAAATTGGAGTTGGCGGCCATACTTTTTAGAGAATATTATTCGGATGCGTTCACGTAAACGCGGGATTCTTTCCGATTTATATGCAGATATCGAAACAGGGGAAACGATTCGTACGTATTCGTATCCAATTGACGATCGGCACTATTTATTTATCGATTTATCATATAGCTATTTATTTGAGCATGATGCTCATTATTAA
- the abbA gene encoding antirepressor AbbA — protein MGKQLLQTLSHEEQILLLDILFTQQYALDLVSCELADIENGEKQVDEKRYQQLLRLYDRLLQETYDFT, from the coding sequence ATGGGAAAGCAATTACTTCAAACATTATCGCATGAAGAGCAAATATTGCTCCTAGATATTTTGTTTACGCAACAATACGCATTGGATCTTGTTAGTTGTGAACTTGCTGATATAGAAAATGGAGAAAAGCAAGTGGACGAAAAACGGTATCAACAACTTTTACGTTTATACGATCGGCTTCTTCAAGAAACATATGACTTTACGTAG
- the cbpB gene encoding cyclic-di-AMP-binding protein CbpB codes for MTSLGNNEFAHMTIAQFLIPSDKVAHVQLGNYLDHALLVLTKTGYSAIPVLDTSYKLHGLISMTMIMDAILGLERIEFERLETMKVEEVMNKDIPRLLLDDDVLKGIEVIVNHPFVCVENKDGYFEGIFTRREVLKRLNKQLRQLNHYHKSYEK; via the coding sequence ATGACAAGTTTGGGGAACAATGAGTTTGCACATATGACAATTGCGCAATTTCTGATCCCTTCGGATAAAGTAGCACACGTTCAACTCGGAAACTATTTAGACCATGCATTATTAGTATTGACGAAAACTGGTTATTCCGCTATTCCTGTATTGGATACTTCATATAAACTTCATGGATTAATTAGTATGACGATGATAATGGACGCGATTTTAGGGTTGGAGCGCATTGAATTTGAACGATTGGAAACGATGAAAGTGGAGGAAGTGATGAATAAAGACATTCCCCGCCTTTTATTGGATGATGATGTTTTGAAAGGAATTGAAGTTATTGTAAATCACCCGTTTGTTTGCGTTGAAAATAAAGATGGGTATTTTGAAGGAATTTTTACAAGACGAGAAGTATTAAAGCGATTAAATAAACAGCTGCGGCAACTTAATCATTACCATAAATCATATGAAAAATAA
- the dapD gene encoding 2,3,4,5-tetrahydropyridine-2,6-dicarboxylate N-acetyltransferase: MKMMDANEIISFIQNSKKSTPVKVYIKGSLEGIDFGPSAKTFITGNTGVVFGEWQEIQSALEANKEKIEDYVIENDRRNSAIPLLDLKGVKARIEPGAIIRDQVEIGDNAVIMMGAVINIGAVIGEGTMIDMNAVLGGRATVGKNCHVGAGAVLAGVIEPPSAKPVIVEDDVVIGANAVILEGVTVGKGAVVAAGAIVVEDVPPYTVVAGVPARVIKQIDEKTRAKTEIKQELRQL; this comes from the coding sequence ATGAAAATGATGGATGCGAATGAAATTATTTCTTTTATTCAAAACAGCAAAAAGTCAACACCTGTTAAAGTATACATAAAGGGAAGCCTTGAAGGAATTGATTTTGGTCCAAGTGCGAAAACGTTTATTACTGGAAATACTGGTGTTGTTTTTGGGGAATGGCAAGAAATTCAATCGGCATTGGAAGCCAATAAAGAAAAAATTGAAGACTATGTCATTGAAAATGATCGCCGCAATTCCGCGATTCCGCTTCTTGATTTGAAAGGAGTAAAAGCGCGCATTGAGCCAGGCGCCATTATTCGTGATCAAGTCGAAATTGGAGATAATGCGGTTATTATGATGGGTGCTGTCATTAATATCGGTGCCGTCATTGGTGAAGGAACGATGATTGATATGAACGCAGTGCTCGGCGGCCGCGCAACGGTCGGAAAGAATTGCCATGTTGGCGCTGGCGCTGTTTTAGCAGGTGTGATTGAGCCGCCTTCCGCTAAACCAGTGATCGTTGAAGACGATGTAGTGATTGGCGCAAATGCCGTTATTTTAGAAGGCGTTACGGTCGGCAAAGGCGCGGTCGTGGCCGCTGGCGCTATTGTCGTTGAAGATGTGCCGCCGTATACGGTTGTTGCTGGTGTGCCGGCGCGCGTAATTAAGCAAATTGATGAAAAAACAAGAGCAAAAACAGAAATTAAACAAGAACTTCGCCAGTTATAA
- a CDS encoding N-acetyldiaminopimelate deacetylase encodes MSSISPFVAIRRDLHKIPELGFQEFKTQQYLLRYIHALPQERLEIQTWKTGIFVKVKGTAPRKMIGYRTDIDGLPIKEETGLPYSSEHEGNMHACGHDVHMSIALGLLTHFAEHPIQDDLLFIFQPAEEGPGGAKPMLESEIMKVWKPDMILALHIAPEYPVGTIATKEGLLFANTSELFIDLKGKGGHAAFPHLANDMVVAACSLVTQLQSIVARNVDPLDSAVITIGKISGGTVQNVIAEHARLEGTIRTLSVDSMKKVKERIEAMVSGIKMAYQCEAEIDYGSMYHQVYNDPELTTEFIQFAENYQGIRFIRCKEAMTGEDFGYMLAEIPGFMFWLGVDSPYGLHHAKLTPNEAAIDQGISFLISYITWKGNN; translated from the coding sequence ATGTCATCAATCAGTCCGTTTGTGGCGATTCGCCGCGATTTGCATAAAATTCCCGAGTTAGGGTTCCAAGAATTTAAGACGCAGCAATATTTATTGCGTTACATTCATGCGTTGCCGCAAGAACGGCTGGAAATCCAAACGTGGAAAACCGGGATTTTTGTAAAAGTAAAAGGAACAGCTCCGCGAAAAATGATCGGCTACCGCACTGATATCGACGGCCTGCCGATTAAAGAGGAAACGGGATTGCCATACAGCTCGGAGCATGAAGGAAACATGCATGCGTGCGGGCACGATGTGCATATGAGCATCGCGCTTGGGCTGCTTACGCATTTTGCCGAGCATCCTATCCAAGATGACTTACTATTTATTTTCCAGCCGGCAGAGGAAGGACCAGGCGGTGCGAAACCAATGCTTGAAAGTGAGATTATGAAAGTATGGAAGCCGGATATGATACTTGCTTTACATATCGCCCCGGAATATCCGGTTGGCACGATTGCGACGAAAGAAGGATTGCTGTTTGCCAATACGTCGGAACTGTTTATTGATTTGAAAGGAAAAGGCGGGCATGCCGCATTTCCGCACTTGGCGAACGATATGGTTGTTGCTGCCTGCTCGCTTGTTACGCAGCTTCAGTCTATCGTTGCGCGCAATGTCGATCCGCTTGACAGTGCTGTTATTACAATTGGAAAAATTTCAGGCGGTACAGTACAAAATGTGATTGCAGAGCATGCGCGCTTGGAAGGAACGATTCGCACATTGTCGGTGGATTCGATGAAAAAAGTGAAAGAGCGGATTGAAGCGATGGTCAGTGGAATAAAAATGGCGTATCAATGCGAGGCGGAAATTGACTACGGTTCCATGTACCATCAAGTTTATAATGATCCGGAGTTAACGACGGAATTTATACAGTTTGCCGAAAATTATCAGGGGATTCGATTCATTCGCTGCAAAGAAGCGATGACCGGAGAAGACTTTGGGTATATGCTTGCAGAAATCCCAGGATTTATGTTTTGGCTTGGCGTCGATTCTCCCTATGGGTTGCATCATGCGAAGTTGACTCCAAACGAAGCGGCAATTGATCAGGGGATTTCGTTTTTAATATCGTACATTACGTGGAAAGGAAACAATTAA
- a CDS encoding YkuS family protein codes for MPKIGVEHSLTSVQEALKAKGYEVIPLRGENDAKGCDCCVITGQDANVMGIQNTVTAGPVIEASGLTAEEICQKVEEKLR; via the coding sequence ATGCCGAAAATTGGTGTAGAACATTCGTTAACAAGCGTACAAGAAGCATTAAAAGCGAAAGGATACGAAGTCATCCCGCTTCGAGGGGAAAATGATGCAAAGGGCTGTGATTGCTGCGTAATTACTGGCCAAGATGCTAATGTCATGGGGATTCAAAATACAGTTACAGCTGGCCCTGTGATCGAAGCGAGCGGTCTAACTGCAGAAGAAATTTGTCAAAAAGTTGAAGAAAAATTGCGCTAA